CCGTCCGCCCTGCCCGGTCACCCGGATGCGCCCGTCCTGGGGCAGCCGCCGCTCGGCGATGTTCAGCTCCGCCATGATCTTGATCCGCGAGGTGAGCGCGGCCTGCAGCCGGCGGGGCGGCGCCTCCTGGTCGTAGAGCAGCCCGTCGATCCGGTAGCGGACGTGCAGGCTGTCCTCGAACGGCTCGATGTGGATGTCGGAGGCGTCCGCGGCCAGCGCCCCGTCGATGAGCAGGTTGACGAGGCGCACCACCGGCGCCTCGAAGGCCATGTCGCGGAGGTGGTTGACGTCCTCCTCCGGCTCGGCGTGCTGGTACGCGCCCGCAGTCCCCATGTCCCCCACGATCTTCTGCAGCGCGGTATTGGCCCCGTAGGCCCGCTCGATGGCCTCGAGGATGGCGGGGGCCGGCGCCACGCACAGCTTGACGGTCAGGCCGAGCAGCTGCTGGAGCTCGTCGAGCAGCTGGGGATTCGTGGGCTCGGCCGTTGCCACCGTGACCGTCGCACCGTCGACCGCGATCGGACAGGCGACATACTGGCGCAAGTACTTGGGAGACAGCTCCTTGACAGACGGGGGTACCGACGGCATCTCGTCGGCGGACAGGTAATCCATCTGCAGATGGACGGCCAGGGCCCGCAACACATCGCCGGGCGGGAGGTCATCCAGGAGGACGACCAGCTCGGGGCCGACGTTGGGTACGCCCATCGCCACCAGGGCCTCACCCAGGCGCAGCCGCTCTCGGGATGCCCGCACCAGGGCCTCCTTCAGGGTCTCCACGGTGATGACGTCTGCCCTGGTGGGAACCTCGCCAGGGCGTTCGAGGCTGGGCTGACGCTTCAGGCTGCCGGATGACGACGCGGTCCGGCGAGGTATCGAGTGGTCGGAGGCGGCGTCCGGCAAGCCGGGCGCCTTGCCGGTCCGTGTGCGCCGGTGGCCGAGGGAGAGCTTGAGCGCGGCCCGGACGTCGAAGATGTCGTGCACCAGAGCCCGGATCGCGAGCATGCGCTCCTCCAAATCTGCGATGCGTCCATTCACGGCAGGATCGAGCACCCGCGGCGGTGCATGAAAAACGCCAAGTTTTGCCGGGAGATGGCGGTGGAGAACTCGACGTCGGGGACGGTTCGCCGGTGCTCCGTCGCGAGGCACATCCTATTGAAGTGACGAGGGATCTGGAGTCGGACCCACGCCGGCGCCGCCTCTCCGACCTCGGCCCGACCCAAGGCCGAGCACGTGGCCTAGAACGGCGACCGCGCTTCAGTGGACGCTTGCTGACACGCGTGTCAGGACAGGAGACATAGCGGCGTCGATCCTGCCCCATTCGCTTGCTGGAAAATATCGGACCGCCGCATGCTCAACCGAGCAGTGGCCGATGAGCACGAGATTGCGGCTACGAGAGTGGCCTGCCAGCAGGCCATTTTCGGCCGCCTCGGCCGGCGATCAACCCGCGCTGCTCACCACCACCCGAATCGGCGTCGGCTTGAAGCCATTGCACGGGTTCCGCGTCTGCGGGCAGTTGGAGATCACCGCCAGGACGCGCGACTCGGCCCGCAACTCGACGTAGTCGCCCGGCTTCGACCGGCCGTCCACGATGCCCATGGTCCCGTCCGCCAGCACGGGGACGTTCATGAAGAAGTTGATGTTGGCGACGATGTCCTTTTCATCCATCCCGTGCCGGGCCAGCGCGCGGAGGAAGTTGGCGTGGCAGCTCGGCGTGTCCGGCACGTTGTAGCGGAACAGGTTGCTGGCGGCGCTGCAGCAGCCGCCGATGGTGTCGTGCCCGCCGCCCATCGTGTCCGCCACGATCGTGAAGAGCTTCGTGGCGCGCACGGAATAGATGCCGTGCCCCTCGCCCAGGTAGACGTTCTTGTTGTACTTCATCGTATCCGCCGCGTTGTAGCGGTCGGCCGGATCGTCGGCGTTGTAGCAGAGGAAGTCGACGGCCTGCTTGCCCTCGAGGTCCACGATGCGGAGCGTCTGCCCCGGCGTCAGCACGCCCGACCAGTTCTCATTGGGAGCGACCACCAGATCCTGAAGACTCTTGCTGTCCATGAGGCCTCCTTGTCGACGACATGCTAGCATCCGCCCTTGGCGACGGCGAGGCCAGTCCTTTTCCGGCCGCCGAGCGTCGACGCAGAGCGCTGGCCCGGGCGCGCCGGCCGGGCTAGCATGGAGGCGATGGCCGGGTTCGAGACGGCTCCCGCCGACCTGAAGCCGCTGCTCTCCCAGCGGGTCAACGAGCTCGGTCTCAAGCTCGAGGGATCCCCGGTCGAGCGGTACGTCGCCGACCTGTATCGCGAGCTGGAGGCCAAGGGACTCCAGCGGTTTCGGCCTCCGACCTATCTGACCGACGAGTGGGGGTGCCCGGACGAGGAGCCGATCATCGGGATCCCGTTCTACCTGGCCGACGCCAATCTGGCGCGTCTCGAAAAAGAGCTGGACGACGTCGAGGACGCCCGCGAGATTCGCATGTACCTGCGGCACGAGGCGGGCCACGCCTTCAATTACGCCTACAAGCTGTACGAGACGCCGGAATGGCGGGAGCTGTTCGGCCCCTTCAATCGACCCTACCGCGACCGCTACCGGCCGGTGCCCTTCGATCGCCGCTTCGTACGTCACATGGAGGGCTGGTACGCGCAAAAACATCCGGACGAGGATTTCGCGGAGACCTTCGCGGTCTGGCTGACCCCCCGCTCGCGCTGGCGCCAGCGCTATCGAGGCTGGCCGGCCATGCGAAAGCTCCGCTACGTCGACCGGACGGCGCACCGGCTGGGCGATACCGATCCCCTCGTGCGTCTGGCCTCCACCGACATCACGGTGGAGGAGATGAACATGACGGTGGAGGAATTTTTTCGAGCGCAGGAGCCGGTGCCGGAGCCCGTCGACGTGGCGCTCGAGCACGACCTGCCCGACTTCTTCGTGCGTCGCCGGCACGGGGCCCGGCCCGCCGCCGACTTCCTGCGAGAGCACCGCCCCGTCCTCGTCAACCGCATCGAGTACTGGACCGGCGTGCGCCGGAGCGTCATCCGGGCGCTGGTGACGAGGATCGAGGAGACAGCCGCGCGTCTCGGTCTCGCGGTGCCGGCGGCGGCGGAGGCCGCCACGCTGGTGGAGCTGACGACGTACGCGACCACCCTCGTGATGAATTTCCTCACCCACGGTCGCTTCATCCCCCGTGCTCGCCGTTCCGGCCGTGGCCGCCGGGGCCACGAGGGGGACGCCCAGCATGCGAATCATCGTCGCCCACGGCGCTGACGAGTCGATCGACGGCCCCAAGGGCCGGCGCAAGACGGATGTCCAGCAGGTCGCCGACGTCCTGCGCAAGGCCGGGCACGAGGTGTCCGGACTCGCCGTGGACGGCACGCCGGAGTGCCTGCGCACACTCGCCCAGGCCCAGGCCGATCTCGTCTTCAACCTGGTGGAGTCCTTCGGTGACGATGACACCAAGGAGCCCCACGTGGCGGCGTACTACGACCTCCTGGGGCTTCGCTACACCGGCTCCGGGGCCCGCGGCCTCACCCTGGCCATGGACAAGGCGCTGGCCAAGAAGATCTTCAGCTTCCACGGTCTGGCCACGCCCCGCTGGGCGGTGGTCTGGCGCGGGCGGCTGGACTCGGCGCACGACATCGACTTCCCCGTCATCGTCAAGCCAGCCCGCGAAGACGGGTCGATCGGCATCGGCTTCGACGCCCTCGTCGGCAGCATCAAGGAGCTGATGGAGCGCATCGATCAGCTTCAGTCCGAGTTCGATCACCCCGTGCTCATCGAGCAGTACATCGAGGGCCGCGAGATCTACATGGGCGTGCTGGGCAACCACCAGGCCCACGCCCTACCCGCCGTCGAGCTCGATCTCTCGCATCTGCCCAAAGGGACACCCCGCATCGCGGGCAGCGAAGTGAAGTGGGCGGAAGGCACGCAGGCGTATCGGGGCAGCAAGGTCCTGGTACCCGAGCTCCCCGACGACGTGCAGGAGACGATGAGTCACGCCGCCCTCACCGCCTTCCACGCGCTGAGCCTGCGCGACTACGCCCGCGTCGATTTCCGCCTGACCCCGGACGGCAAGGTGTATCTCATCGAGGCGAATCCCAACCCCTATCTGGCCTCCGGGGCCGAGTTCATCAAGGGAGCCCGCGCCTCGGGACGCACCTACGGCCAGACGATCCTCGAGATCGTGGAGCTGGCCCGCGCGCGCTACGCGGCGACCCCGGCCGGGCGCTGAGCCCGTTGCATCGGTCGCGCCGGACGGGTCGCCCCCAGCCGCTCGTGCCCGCCTCGGCACCGCGGTATCGTCTGATCGTGGACCCTCTTGCGAAGTCCTTCTGGAGCAGTCCCGACACCGTCGCGGGCTTCGTGCAGTCGCCTCCGAACACCGTCCTCGTCCGGTACGCCACGGGCGTGCTGTCGCACGCGCCCACCGCACGAGCGCTCGATCTCGGCTGCGGCGCCGGCCGGAACGCGATTCCCCTGGCGCGGTCGGGCTGGCGCGTGGCCGGACTCGATCTCTCATGGCCGATGCTCACGGCCGCCGCATCGCGGGCGCGGGATGAGGGCCTGGCCGATCGGCTCCGTGTGCTGCTCAGCCCGATGGACGCGCTCCCGGTCCGCAGCCGCAGCGTGGATCTGGTGATCGCCCACGGCATCTGGAATCTCGCGGGCTCGGCGGCGGAGTTTCGCCGCGCGCTTCATGAGGCGGCCCGCGTCGCAAGGCGGGGAGCCCGTCTGTTCGTCTTCACGTTTTCGCGTCATACACTGCCGGCCGACGCGGAGGCGGTCACCGGGGAATCGTTCGTGTTCACGCAGTTCTCGGGTGAGCCGCAATGCTTCCTCACCGGGGACCAGCTTCTGTCGGAGCTCGCGGGTGCTGGGTTCGCGCCTGATCCGGCCGTCCCCCTCACCGAATACAACCGTCCAGCTCCCGGAGCGTTGCCAACGAAGACCGTTCCGGTCATCTATGAGGCCGCATTCCGCTTCGCCGGATAGGCGGCGGGGGCCGGCCATGCAGAGTAGTGGACGTAGCGCACGACGCCGGCCAGCTCGAGCGCGAGGATCGTGTTGAGGATAAGGACGACGCGGTTTCGGTCGATCTTGGTCGTGTTGGCTGGGCATGGCCTCCTCCTGCAGTCGGAGCCCGTGCCGGGGCCGTGGTCGGTGACGGTATGGCCGGGCACGGCGGCCTTACCCGCGCGGTGCAGACCGGCCACCACTCTGTGGTGGCGAGCCGCTAGCGGGTTTGGCGTCCGCCGGTATCGGCGGGGCGACTTTCCCCCGCGTCTGTCGGCGGAACAAGGCGGACAGGTCCGACAATCTTATCGACAAACACGCCAACCGATCGCCACATTCCTAGACTATATCCGCAGTAAGGCTCGGCCTGATCGCCGCTGGGACCCCCGGACGAAACTACTATTCGCTGGCAACTTGCCGGTCGGGCAACAAACCTTTGATGGTGATGAAGTGCCGTCGTTCGGATCCGGCGCTCTGCTGATGCTCGTGAATCAGTTGGCAGGCGTCTTCCGGAGAGAACGCGGTCACGGTCCACCCGCACGTGCACGTCACAATCCAGGGCGCCACGGCCATCGCCTTGTCAGTCTAACGCGATTGACAAGCCTTCGCGGTTCGGGCAATTCGGCTAAGCCCTGAGAGAGGAGTACCGGTGGAGAGCGTGACGAAACGACATCTCCTGCGCTTTGGTGCAGCGAACGGAGGCGGCATTACTCAGACACCTCAACGAACCCGGAGGCCAGCCGTGCTACGTTCCGGCTGGCGGCAGCATCAGGCTTCGCCGCAAGTGCTACGCTATCACGTGTACGGAGTGGCCGAGCTCTGACGTGCATCCTCAAACAGATCTTCGTCGGTGAACTCACGAGAGAATCCGCGTGCTCCGTCAATCACAAGGTCGCGGTGTCGCACAACCGCGAGAATGGGCGGGTAGGAGCCTAAGTGGTAACGAATGCGTCTGGCACTAAGCCGTCTGGCTCATCACCAGCTCGTGTGACGTCTTCGCGGCGCCTTTGGCGCAGCGCTCGCTTGCGGCAGGCCGCACAGGCCACGCGCCGCAGCGTCCTCACTGGGGTGCGATGGCTCACCCGACAGGAGGCGGCCGTACTCGTGGCCATGTTGATCATATTGCTGGCATTCTTCGGCTTCGTCAGGATCGCGGAAGAGATTGGCGAAGGGGAGCTGGCGAACTTCGACGAGTGGCTTCTTCGCCTTCTGAGAGTCCCAGGTCATCCACACGTTCCGGTCGGGCCATCGTGGCTCATGGAGGCGGCGCACGATATCACGGCACTCGGCGGCCGGACCATGTTACTTGCCGTCACGCTCTTCGCTATCGGGTACCTTTCCCTGGAGCGAAAGTACGGTGCGATGTGGTTGGTAGCCGCAGCCACAGGTGGGGGCGGGCTGCTCAGCACTATCATGAAGCACCACTTCGGCCGTGATCGACCCGAGGTCGTCTCGCACCTCGTCGCCGTCTCCTCGCCAAGCTTTCCGAGCGGGCACTCGATGTTGGCCGCAATCTTATATCTCACGCTGGGAGCATTGCTTGCGCGTTTTGCGACGCGGCACCGGACGAAAGTTTATTTGCTCACTGTGGCCCTGCTCGCCGCGTTCCTGATCGGTGGCAGCCGCGTCTATCTTGGAGTGCACTACCCGACGGATGTCCTTGCCGGCTGGTGCGCCGGTCTAGTCTGGGCACTGATCTGCTGGCTGGTCGCTCGGTATCTGCAGGCTCGCGGCACCGTCGAGAAATCCGGTCGAGTCTGAAGAGGGCTTCGGCCTGAGTGCCGGGCCTCATCTCTCGCCATCTTCGTGTCAGCCCGGGGCACGTCTCCCTACTCCTTCACGCGGGTTACGCCGGGCCGCGGGAGGAAGCCTACCCGGTGGCCGCGATGTGGTCGGGGTGGCATGGAGGGGCCAGCGTCCGAGTGTGGCAGACTACGTCACGGGGACCAGAGGCCGCCGTGGGACGCCACCGCCGGAGGGAGCCAATGGTGTCGTCGCTCTCGGAGGACAATTTCTCGAGCTGGTATCGAACGGACGCATTCGCCACGCGCACACGTTCGACGACCCGACTTCCCCGGCGACATGCAGACAACGGTAGCGTTGAAGCAGGCTGATCGGCCGGTCACGCACGCCAACACGCTGCTGCGCTTCGTGGCGCTCTACGCGCTCATGTACGGCGCCTTCGGCGTGTCTTCCCCGTTCATGCCGGCCTTCTTCGAGGGCCGCGGGCTCACCGCTGAGCAGCT
This Candidatus Methylomirabilota bacterium DNA region includes the following protein-coding sequences:
- a CDS encoding ATPase, T2SS/T4P/T4SS family, which produces MLAIRALVHDIFDVRAALKLSLGHRRTRTGKAPGLPDAASDHSIPRRTASSSGSLKRQPSLERPGEVPTRADVITVETLKEALVRASRERLRLGEALVAMGVPNVGPELVVLLDDLPPGDVLRALAVHLQMDYLSADEMPSVPPSVKELSPKYLRQYVACPIAVDGATVTVATAEPTNPQLLDELQQLLGLTVKLCVAPAPAILEAIERAYGANTALQKIVGDMGTAGAYQHAEPEEDVNHLRDMAFEAPVVRLVNLLIDGALAADASDIHIEPFEDSLHVRYRIDGLLYDQEAPPRRLQAALTSRIKIMAELNIAERRLPQDGRIRVTGQGGR
- a CDS encoding DUF1989 domain-containing protein — protein: MDSKSLQDLVVAPNENWSGVLTPGQTLRIVDLEGKQAVDFLCYNADDPADRYNAADTMKYNKNVYLGEGHGIYSVRATKLFTIVADTMGGGHDTIGGCCSAASNLFRYNVPDTPSCHANFLRALARHGMDEKDIVANINFFMNVPVLADGTMGIVDGRSKPGDYVELRAESRVLAVISNCPQTRNPCNGFKPTPIRVVVSSAG
- a CDS encoding ATP-grasp domain-containing protein, translated to MRIIVAHGADESIDGPKGRRKTDVQQVADVLRKAGHEVSGLAVDGTPECLRTLAQAQADLVFNLVESFGDDDTKEPHVAAYYDLLGLRYTGSGARGLTLAMDKALAKKIFSFHGLATPRWAVVWRGRLDSAHDIDFPVIVKPAREDGSIGIGFDALVGSIKELMERIDQLQSEFDHPVLIEQYIEGREIYMGVLGNHQAHALPAVELDLSHLPKGTPRIAGSEVKWAEGTQAYRGSKVLVPELPDDVQETMSHAALTAFHALSLRDYARVDFRLTPDGKVYLIEANPNPYLASGAEFIKGARASGRTYGQTILEIVELARARYAATPAGR
- a CDS encoding class I SAM-dependent methyltransferase — translated: MDPLAKSFWSSPDTVAGFVQSPPNTVLVRYATGVLSHAPTARALDLGCGAGRNAIPLARSGWRVAGLDLSWPMLTAAASRARDEGLADRLRVLLSPMDALPVRSRSVDLVIAHGIWNLAGSAAEFRRALHEAARVARRGARLFVFTFSRHTLPADAEAVTGESFVFTQFSGEPQCFLTGDQLLSELAGAGFAPDPAVPLTEYNRPAPGALPTKTVPVIYEAAFRFAG
- a CDS encoding phosphatase PAP2 family protein, which translates into the protein MLIILLAFFGFVRIAEEIGEGELANFDEWLLRLLRVPGHPHVPVGPSWLMEAAHDITALGGRTMLLAVTLFAIGYLSLERKYGAMWLVAAATGGGGLLSTIMKHHFGRDRPEVVSHLVAVSSPSFPSGHSMLAAILYLTLGALLARFATRHRTKVYLLTVALLAAFLIGGSRVYLGVHYPTDVLAGWCAGLVWALICWLVARYLQARGTVEKSGRV